One Theropithecus gelada isolate Dixy chromosome 20, Tgel_1.0, whole genome shotgun sequence DNA segment encodes these proteins:
- the PRSS22 gene encoding brain-specific serine protease 4, whose translation MVVSGGPASLGGGCLGTFTSLLLLAWTATLNAARIPVPPACGKPQQLNRVVGGEDSTDNEWPWVVSIQKNGTHHCAGSLLTSRWVITAAHCFKDNLNKPSLFSVLLGAWQLGNPGSRSQKVGVAWVQPHPMYSWKEGARADIALVRLEHSIQFSERVLPICLPDASIHLPPNTHCWISGWGSIQDGVPLPHPQTLQKLKVPIIDSEVCSRLYWRGAGHEAITEDMLCAGYLEGERDACLGDSGGPLMCQVDGAWLLAGIISWGEGCAERNRPGVYISLSAHRSWVEKIVQGVQLRGRAQGSGALRAPSPGSGAAARS comes from the exons ATGGTGGTTTCTGGAGGCCCCGCATCCCTGGGTGGGGGCTGTCTTGGCACCTTCACCTCCCTGCTGCTGCTGGCGTGGACAG CCACCCTCAATGCGGCCAGGATACCTG TTCCCCCAGCCTGTGGGAAGCCCCAGCAGCTGAACCGGGTTGTGGGCGGCGAGGACAGCACTGACAACGAGTGGCCCTGGGTCGTGAGCATCCAGAAGAATGGGACCCACCACTGCGCCGGCTCCCTGCTCACCAGCCGCTGGGTGATCACTGCTGCCCACTGTTTCAAGGA cAACCTGAACAAGCCATCCCTGTTCTCTGTGCTGCTGGGAGCCTGGCAGCTGGGGAATCCTGGCTCTCGGTCCCAGAAGGTGGGTGTTGCCTGGGTGCAGCCCCACCCTATGTATTCCTGGAAGGAGGGTGCCCGTGCGGACATTGCCCTGGTGCGTCTCGAGCACTCCATACAGTTCTCGGAGCGGGTCCTGCCCATCTGCCTGCCTGATGCTTCTATCCACCTCCCTCCAAATACGCACTGCTGGATCTCAGGCTGGGGGAGCATCCAAGATGGAG TGCCCTTGCCCCACCCTCAGACCCTGCAGAAGCTGAAAGTTCCTATCATCGACTCGGAAGTCTGCAGCCGCCTGTACTGGCGGGGAGCAGGACACGAAGCCATCACTGAGGACATGCTGTGTGCTGGCTACTTAGAGGGGGAGCGGGATGCTTGTTTG GGCGACTCCGGGGGCCCCCTCATGTGCCAGGTGGACGGCGCCTGGCTGCTGGCCGGCATCATCAGCTGGGGCGAGGGCTGTGCCGAGCGCAACAGGCCCGGGGTCTACATCAGCCTCTCTGCGCACCGCTCCTGGGTGGAGAAGATCGTGCAAGGGGTGCAGCTCCGTGGGCGCGCTCAGGGGAGTGGGGCCCTCAGGGCACCGAGCCCCGGCTCTGGGGCGGCCGCGCGCTCCTAG
- the ZG16B gene encoding zymogen granule protein 16 homolog B — translation MRRPEAMLLLLTLALLGGPTWAGKMYGPGGGKYFTTTEDYDHEITGLRVSVGLLLVKSVQVKLGDTWDVKQGASGGNTQEVTLQPGEYITKVFVAFQAFLRGMVLYTSKDRTFYFGKLDGQIFSAYPSQEGQVLVGIYGQYGLLGIKSIGFEWNYPLEEPTTEPPVTVT, via the exons ATGCGCCGGCCAGAGGCCATGCTGCTGCTGCTCACGCTTGCCCTCCTGGGGGGCCCCACCTGGGCAGGGA AGATGTACGGCCCTGGAGGAGGCAAGTATTTCACCACCACTGAAGATTACGACCATGAAATTACAGGGCTGCGGGTGTCTGTGGGTCTTCTCCTGGTGAAAAG TGTCCAGGTGAAACTTGGAGACACCTGGGACGTGAAACAGGGCGCCTCAGGTGGGAATACCCAGGAAGTCACCCTGCAGCCAGGCGAATACATCACAAAAGTCTTTGTCGCCTTCCAAGCTTTCCTCCGGGGTATGGTCCTGTACACCAGCAAGGACCGCACTTTCTATTTTGGGAAGCTCGATGGCCAGATCTTCTCTGCCTACCCCAGCCAAGAGGGGCAGGTGCTGGTGGGCATCTATGGCCAATATGGACTCCTCGGCATCAAGAGCATTGGCTTTGAATGGAATTACCCACTAGAGGAGCCGACCACTGAACCGCCAGTTACTGTCACATGA
- the LOC112613869 gene encoding serine protease 30-like: MGLRAGPILLLLLWLLPGAHGDVLPSECGHSKEAGRIVGGQDTQEERWPWQVGLWLASVGHICGGSLIHPRWVLTAAHCFLRSEDPRLYRVKVGGLTPSLSEPHSTLVTVKRLLVHSSYRGATTSGDIALMELEFPLQASQFSPVCLPGPQTPLAIGSLCWVTGWGSTQERALASVLQEVAVPLLDSNACELMYHLGEPSLAGQRLIQDDMICAGSVQGKKDSCQGDSGGPLVCPINDTWVQAGIVSWGFGCARPFRPGVYTQVLSYTDWIQRTLAEPRSGMSGARPGAPGFLSGISGSHPGTSRSHPVLLLELLTVRLLGSL, from the exons ATGGGGCTTCGGGCAGGTCccatcctgctgctgctgctgtggctgctgccAG GGGCCCATGGGGATGTGCTGCCTTCAG AATGCGGCCACTCCAAGGAGGCCGGGAGgattgtgggaggccaagacaccCAGGAAGAACGCTGGCCGTGGCAGGTTGGCCTGTGGTTGGCCTCAGTGGGGCACATATGTGGGGGCTCCCTCATCCACCCACGCTGGGTGCTCACGGCCGCCCACTGCTTCCTGAG GTCTGAGGATCCCAGGCTCTACCGTGTTAAAGTCGGAGGGCTGACACCCTCCCTTTCAGAGCCCCACTCGACCTTGGTGACTGTGAAGAGGCTCCTGGTCCACTCCTCATATCGTGGGGCCACCACCAGCGGGGACATTGCCCTGATGGAGCTGGAATTCCCCTTGCAGGCCTCCCAGTTCAGCCCCGTCTGCCTCCCAGGACCCCAGACCCCCCTCGCCATTGGGTCCCTGTGCTGGGTAACAGGCTGGGGGTCCACCCAGGAGAGAG CCCTGGCGAGTGTCCTTCAGGAGGTGGCTGTGCCCCTCCTGGACTCGAACGCGTGTGAGCTGATGTACCACCTAGGAGAGCCCAGCCTGGCCGGCCAGCGCCTCATCCAGGACGACATGATCTGCGCTGGCTCTGTCCAGGGCAAGAAAGACTCCTGCCAG ggTGACTCCGGGGGGCCGCTGGTCTGCCCCATCAATGATACGTGGGTCCAGGCTGGCATTGTGAGCTGGGGATTCGGCTGTGCCCGGCCTTTCCGGCCTGGTGTCTACACCCAGGTGCTAAGCTACACAGACTGGATTCAGAGAACCCTGGCTGAACCTCGCTCAGGCATGTCCGGGGCCCGCCCAGGTGCCCCTGGGTTCCTCTCAGGCATCTCTGGGTCCCATCCAGGCACCTCCAGGTCCCACCCAGTGCTGCTGCTTGAGCTGTTGACCGTACGCTTGCTTGGGTCCCTGTGA